One Ictalurus punctatus breed USDA103 chromosome 10, Coco_2.0, whole genome shotgun sequence genomic region harbors:
- the usp47 gene encoding ubiquitin carboxyl-terminal hydrolase 47 isoform X1, whose translation MEMVPSEENQLVPKEGMFWSCRQSILEEMKKRFSQIENAAEEPRVLCIVQDTTNAKTVNERLTLNLPASTTLLKLYEDVAHKAGYVNGTFELAWANVVDLAPLDQASEMSLVESGFEPGKRNFLQLMDKDGEQPQIASDESGTADSSGLDDSSQDRFIGPLSRDGTVGCSSDYSSPSYSYSSILNKSETGYVGLVNQAMTCYLNSLLQTLFMTPEFRNALYNWEFEESEEGPVTSIPYQLQRLFVLLQTSKKRSIETTDVTRSFGWDSSEAWQQHDVQELCRVMFDALEQKWKQTEQADLINQLYQGKLKDYVRCLECGNESWRIDTYLDIPLVIRPFGASQAFGSVEEALQAFIQPETLDGPNQYFCERCKKKCDARKGLRFLHFPYLLTLQLKRFDFDYTTMHRIKLNDRMTFPEELDMSPFIDLEDEKSPQTESCTDSGAENEGSCHSDQMSNDFSTDDGVDEGICLDSTSAAERVLKPKSSLTYELFSVMVHSGSAAGGHYYACIKSFSDGQWYSFNDQHVSKITQDDIRKTYGGSSGSRGYYSSAFASSTNAYMLIYRLKDSSRNAKYLDAEDFPEHIKRLVQRERESEEQEKRQREIERNTCKIKLFCMHPVKMMMMMENKLEVHKDKTLREATEIAYKLMELEGVVPLDCCRLVKYDEFHEYLERSYEGEEDMPMGLLLGGVKSSYMFDLLLETRRPDQVFQPYKPGEVMVKVHVVDLKSETIGAPVSVRAYLNQTITEFKQLIAQATGLPAETMRVVLERCYNDLRLLYVPNKTLKAEGFFRSNKVFVESSDSEDHQAAFTDSLLWKLLDRHGNTIRLFVSLPEQSPGSIAHRTSCPKVSADSEDSFEGGKCSGHCVEAILEESTEKLKNLSLQQQKQKQTSSTSESQKSSDHSDFEHLDFPQPENQLASEERSDSDANNDRSTSSVDSDILSSSHSSDTLCNADGTPLPLANGLDSHSITSSRRSKAHEGKKETWDTAEEDSGTDSEYDENGKSKTQTHYLYFRAEPYSQEGAAGDGQKGLLVHVDKRITLALFKQNLEPFVGVPSTQFKVFRVYANNQEFESVRLNETLSSFSDDNKITIRFGRALKKGEYRVKVYQLLVNESEPCRFLLDTVFAKGMTVRQSKEELLPQLRDQCKLDLSIDRFRLRKKTWKNPGTVFLEYHVYEEDINISSNWEVFLEVLDEPERMKSMSQLAVLTRRWFPAQMKLEPFREVVLESSSVDELKEKLSEMSEIPLENLEFAKGRGTFPCDISVLEIHQDLDWNPKVSTLNVWPLYICDDGAVVFYRDSTEEIMELSEEERNELMKKESSRLLKTGHRVSYSPRKEKALKIYLDGGPSKDPGQD comes from the exons atCGAGAACGCTGCCGAGGAACCCCGAGTGCTGTGTATTGTCCAGGACACCACCAACGCCAAGACCGTCAACGAGAGACTGACGCTCAACCTCCCGGCTTCCACCACCCTCCTGAAGCTCTACGAAGACGTCGCTCACAAAGCCGGCTACGTGAATGGCACCTTTGAGCTGGCATGGGCCAACGTGGTGGATTTG GCTCCTCTGGACCAGGCCAGTGAGATGTCTCTGGTGGAGTCTGGGTTCGAGCCGGGGAAGAGGAACTTCCTTCAACTCATGGACAAGGATGGCGAGCAGCCTCAGATAGCTTCT GATGAGTCCGGCACGGCGGACAGCAGCGGGCTGGACGACAGTTCTCAGGACCGCTTCATCGGTCCCTTGTCCCGTGATGGTACGGTGGGCTGTAGCAGTGACTACAGCAGCCCCAGCTACTCCTACTCCTCCATTCTCAACAAGTCTGAGACAG GATATGTGGGTTTGGTCAACCAGGCCATGACTTGCTACCTGAACAGTTTACTGCAGACGCTGTTCATGACGCCAGAGTTTAGAAATGCTCTCTACAA TTGGGAGTTTGAGGAGTCCGAGGAAGGTCCTGTCACTAGCATCCCCTACCAGCTGCAGAGGCTGTTTGTGCTACTGCAGACCAGCAAGAAACGATCCATAGAGACCACAGACGTGACGCGCAGCTTTGGCTGGGACAGCAGTGAAG CCTGGCAACAGCACGACGTCCAGGAGCTTTGTCGGGTCATGTTCGACGCCTTGGAGCAGAAGTGGAAACAGACAGAGCAG GCTGACCTTATAAATCAGCTGTACCAGGGAAAACTGAAGGACTATGTGCGCTGTCTGGAGTGCGGCAACGAAAGCTGGAGGATCGATACATACCTGGATATCCCGTTGGTCATCAGGCCTTTCGGAGCCAGCCAGGCCTTTGGCAGCGTG GAGGAAGCACTGCAGGCCTTCATCCAGCCTGAAACTTTGGACGGGCCCAACCAGTATTTCTGCGAGCGCTGCAAGAAGAAATGCGATGCACGCAAG GGTCTGCGGTTTCTGCACTTTCCCTACCTGCTGACGTTGCAGCTGAAACGTTTTGACTTTGACTACACCACTATGCACCGAATCAAGCTCAACGACCGCATGACCTTCCCCGAGGAGCTCGACATGAGCCCCTTTATTGACCTCGAGGACGAG AAATCCCCTCAGACAGAGAGCTGCACTGACAGTGGGGCGGAGAACGAAGGCAGTTGCCACAGTGACCAGATGAGCAACGACTTCTCCACGGATGATGGTGTTGACGAGGGCATCTGCCTGGACAGTACCAGTGCTGCCGAGAGGGTGCTTAAGCCAAAG AGCTCACTGACCTATGAACTGTTCTCGGTaatggtgcattctgggagtGCCGCAGGTGGACACTACTACGCCTGCATCAAGTCCTTTAGCGATGGCCAGTGGTACAGCTTCAACGACCAGCACGTCAGCAAG atcACACAGGATGACATCAGAAAGACGTACGGTGGTTCCTCAGGGAGCAGAGGCTATTACTCCAGTGCCTTTGccag CTCCACAAACGCATACATGCTCATATATAGACTGAAAGATTCCTCAAGGAATGCAA AGTATCTCGACGCTGAAGACTTCCCAGAGCACATAAAGCGTCTCGTTCAGAGGGAGCGAGAGTCCGAGGAGCAGGAGAAAAGACAACGAGAGATCGAGCGCAACACCTGCAAA ATCAAGCTGTTCTGCATGCATCCTGtcaagatgatgatgatgatggagaacAAGCTGGAGGTTCACAAGGACAAAACACTCCGAGAGGCCACAGAAATAGCGTACAAG CTGATGGAGCTTGAGGGCGTAGTTCCTCTGGACTGCTGTCGCTTGGTGAAGTACGATGAATTTCATGAATATCTGGAGCGCTCATATGAGGGGGAGGAGGACATGCCCATGGGGCTGCTTCTTGGCGGGGTTAAATCCTCCTACATGTTCGATTTGCTACTAGAGACCCGTCGACCCGACCAAGTGTTCCAGCCTTATAAACCTGGAG AGGTGATGGTGAAGGTCCACGTGGTGGATCTGAAGAGCGAGACCATCGGCGCTCCCGTCAGCGTCAGGGCATACCTGAACCAAACCATTACGGAGTTCAAGCAACTCATCGCACAA GCCACCGGGCTTCCCGCAGAAACCATGCGAGTCGTCCTGGAGCGTTGCTATAACGACCTCCGGCTTCTCTACGTGCCCAACAAGACACTGAAGGCTGAGGGTTTCTTCAGGAGTAACAAG GTTTTCGTGGAGAGCTCCGACTCTGAGGACCACCAGGCGGCGTTCACCGACTCTCTCCTGTGGAAGCTTCTGGACCGTCACGGCAACACAATCAGACTGTTTGTTTCGCTCCCGGAGCAGTCCCCAGGCTCCATAGCCCACAGAACTAGTTGCCCCAAAGTGAGCGCTGACTCTGAGGACTCGTTCGAGGGGGGTAAATGCAGCGGGCATTGCGTCGAGGCCATACTGGAAGAGAGCACGGAGAAGTTAAAGAACCTTTCCCTCCAACAGCAGAAGCAGAAGCAAACCTCCAGCACCAGCGAGAGCCAGAAGAGTTCAGACCACAGCGATTTCGAGCACCTCGATTTCCCTCAGCCCGAGAACCAGCTGGCTTCGGAGGAACGCTCAGACTCTGACGCCAACAACGACCGCAGCACTAGCTCCGTGGACTCGGACATCCTGAGCTCGAGCCATAGCAGTGACACGCTGTGTAACGCTGACGGCACGCCTCTGCCTCTGGCCAACGGCCTCGACTCGCACAGCATCACCAGCAGCCGCCGATCCAAAGCCCACGAGGGCAAGAAGGAGACGTGGGACACGGCCGAGGAGGACTCGGGCACGGACAGCGAATACGACGAGAACGGCAAGAGTAAAACGCAGACGCATTACCTGTACTTCAGAGCAGAACCATATTCACAGGAGGGTGCTGCCGGGGATGGACAGAAAG GTTTACTTGTCCATGTTGATAAAAGGATCACACTGGCATTGTTCAAGCAGAACCTGGAGCCGTTCGTCGGAGTCCCCTCTACTCAGTTCAAGGTCTTCCGGGTCTACGCCAACAACCAGGAGTTTGAGAGCGTGCGACTCAACGAgactctttcttctttttcagatGACAACAAG ATCACCATTCGGTTCGGACGAGCCCTAAAGAAAGGAGAATACAGGGTAAAGGTGTACCAGCTGTTAGTCAATGAATCCGAG CCTTGTAGATTCCTGTTGGATACAGTGTTCGCTAAGGGCATGACAGTGAGGCAGTCTAAAGAGGAGCTACTGCCCCAGCTCCGAGACCAGTGCAAACTGGACCTTAGCATAGACAG GTTTCGACTCCGGAAGAAGACATGGAAAAACCCTGGCACCGTGTTTCTGGAGTATCACGTTTATGAGGAGGACATCAATATCTCGAGTAACTGGGAAGTCTTCCTTGAAGTTCTTGACG AACCGGAGCGGATGAAGTCCATGTCTCAGCTGGCGGTGCTGACACGACGCTGGTTTCCGGCTCAGATGAAGCTGGAGCCCTTTCGTGAGGTGGTGCTAGAGAGCAGCAGTGTGGACGAACTCAAGGAAAAG CTCAGTGAAATGAGTGAGATTCCTCTCGAGAACCTGGAGTTCGCCAAG GGACGAGGAACATTTCCTTGTGACATATCTGTGTTGGAGATCCATCAGGACTTAGACTGGAATCCTAAGGTTTCCACACTCAACGTCTGGCCCCTGTACATCTGCGACGATGGTGCGGTGGTGTTTTACAG AGATAGCACTGAGGAGATCATGGAGCTCTCAGAAGAAGAGCGCAACGAACTGATGAAGAAGGAGAGCAGCCGGCTGCTGAAGACGGGCCACCGGGTCAGTTATTCTCCCCGCAAAGAGAAAGCTCTCAAGATCTACTTAGACGGAGGGCCTTCTAAAGACCCGGGCCAGGACTGA
- the usp47 gene encoding ubiquitin carboxyl-terminal hydrolase 47 isoform X2: protein MEMVPSEENQLVPKEIENAAEEPRVLCIVQDTTNAKTVNERLTLNLPASTTLLKLYEDVAHKAGYVNGTFELAWANVVDLAPLDQASEMSLVESGFEPGKRNFLQLMDKDGEQPQIASDESGTADSSGLDDSSQDRFIGPLSRDGTVGCSSDYSSPSYSYSSILNKSETGYVGLVNQAMTCYLNSLLQTLFMTPEFRNALYNWEFEESEEGPVTSIPYQLQRLFVLLQTSKKRSIETTDVTRSFGWDSSEAWQQHDVQELCRVMFDALEQKWKQTEQADLINQLYQGKLKDYVRCLECGNESWRIDTYLDIPLVIRPFGASQAFGSVEEALQAFIQPETLDGPNQYFCERCKKKCDARKGLRFLHFPYLLTLQLKRFDFDYTTMHRIKLNDRMTFPEELDMSPFIDLEDEKSPQTESCTDSGAENEGSCHSDQMSNDFSTDDGVDEGICLDSTSAAERVLKPKSSLTYELFSVMVHSGSAAGGHYYACIKSFSDGQWYSFNDQHVSKITQDDIRKTYGGSSGSRGYYSSAFASSTNAYMLIYRLKDSSRNAKYLDAEDFPEHIKRLVQRERESEEQEKRQREIERNTCKIKLFCMHPVKMMMMMENKLEVHKDKTLREATEIAYKLMELEGVVPLDCCRLVKYDEFHEYLERSYEGEEDMPMGLLLGGVKSSYMFDLLLETRRPDQVFQPYKPGEVMVKVHVVDLKSETIGAPVSVRAYLNQTITEFKQLIAQATGLPAETMRVVLERCYNDLRLLYVPNKTLKAEGFFRSNKVFVESSDSEDHQAAFTDSLLWKLLDRHGNTIRLFVSLPEQSPGSIAHRTSCPKVSADSEDSFEGGKCSGHCVEAILEESTEKLKNLSLQQQKQKQTSSTSESQKSSDHSDFEHLDFPQPENQLASEERSDSDANNDRSTSSVDSDILSSSHSSDTLCNADGTPLPLANGLDSHSITSSRRSKAHEGKKETWDTAEEDSGTDSEYDENGKSKTQTHYLYFRAEPYSQEGAAGDGQKGLLVHVDKRITLALFKQNLEPFVGVPSTQFKVFRVYANNQEFESVRLNETLSSFSDDNKITIRFGRALKKGEYRVKVYQLLVNESEPCRFLLDTVFAKGMTVRQSKEELLPQLRDQCKLDLSIDRFRLRKKTWKNPGTVFLEYHVYEEDINISSNWEVFLEVLDEPERMKSMSQLAVLTRRWFPAQMKLEPFREVVLESSSVDELKEKLSEMSEIPLENLEFAKGRGTFPCDISVLEIHQDLDWNPKVSTLNVWPLYICDDGAVVFYRDSTEEIMELSEEERNELMKKESSRLLKTGHRVSYSPRKEKALKIYLDGGPSKDPGQD, encoded by the exons atCGAGAACGCTGCCGAGGAACCCCGAGTGCTGTGTATTGTCCAGGACACCACCAACGCCAAGACCGTCAACGAGAGACTGACGCTCAACCTCCCGGCTTCCACCACCCTCCTGAAGCTCTACGAAGACGTCGCTCACAAAGCCGGCTACGTGAATGGCACCTTTGAGCTGGCATGGGCCAACGTGGTGGATTTG GCTCCTCTGGACCAGGCCAGTGAGATGTCTCTGGTGGAGTCTGGGTTCGAGCCGGGGAAGAGGAACTTCCTTCAACTCATGGACAAGGATGGCGAGCAGCCTCAGATAGCTTCT GATGAGTCCGGCACGGCGGACAGCAGCGGGCTGGACGACAGTTCTCAGGACCGCTTCATCGGTCCCTTGTCCCGTGATGGTACGGTGGGCTGTAGCAGTGACTACAGCAGCCCCAGCTACTCCTACTCCTCCATTCTCAACAAGTCTGAGACAG GATATGTGGGTTTGGTCAACCAGGCCATGACTTGCTACCTGAACAGTTTACTGCAGACGCTGTTCATGACGCCAGAGTTTAGAAATGCTCTCTACAA TTGGGAGTTTGAGGAGTCCGAGGAAGGTCCTGTCACTAGCATCCCCTACCAGCTGCAGAGGCTGTTTGTGCTACTGCAGACCAGCAAGAAACGATCCATAGAGACCACAGACGTGACGCGCAGCTTTGGCTGGGACAGCAGTGAAG CCTGGCAACAGCACGACGTCCAGGAGCTTTGTCGGGTCATGTTCGACGCCTTGGAGCAGAAGTGGAAACAGACAGAGCAG GCTGACCTTATAAATCAGCTGTACCAGGGAAAACTGAAGGACTATGTGCGCTGTCTGGAGTGCGGCAACGAAAGCTGGAGGATCGATACATACCTGGATATCCCGTTGGTCATCAGGCCTTTCGGAGCCAGCCAGGCCTTTGGCAGCGTG GAGGAAGCACTGCAGGCCTTCATCCAGCCTGAAACTTTGGACGGGCCCAACCAGTATTTCTGCGAGCGCTGCAAGAAGAAATGCGATGCACGCAAG GGTCTGCGGTTTCTGCACTTTCCCTACCTGCTGACGTTGCAGCTGAAACGTTTTGACTTTGACTACACCACTATGCACCGAATCAAGCTCAACGACCGCATGACCTTCCCCGAGGAGCTCGACATGAGCCCCTTTATTGACCTCGAGGACGAG AAATCCCCTCAGACAGAGAGCTGCACTGACAGTGGGGCGGAGAACGAAGGCAGTTGCCACAGTGACCAGATGAGCAACGACTTCTCCACGGATGATGGTGTTGACGAGGGCATCTGCCTGGACAGTACCAGTGCTGCCGAGAGGGTGCTTAAGCCAAAG AGCTCACTGACCTATGAACTGTTCTCGGTaatggtgcattctgggagtGCCGCAGGTGGACACTACTACGCCTGCATCAAGTCCTTTAGCGATGGCCAGTGGTACAGCTTCAACGACCAGCACGTCAGCAAG atcACACAGGATGACATCAGAAAGACGTACGGTGGTTCCTCAGGGAGCAGAGGCTATTACTCCAGTGCCTTTGccag CTCCACAAACGCATACATGCTCATATATAGACTGAAAGATTCCTCAAGGAATGCAA AGTATCTCGACGCTGAAGACTTCCCAGAGCACATAAAGCGTCTCGTTCAGAGGGAGCGAGAGTCCGAGGAGCAGGAGAAAAGACAACGAGAGATCGAGCGCAACACCTGCAAA ATCAAGCTGTTCTGCATGCATCCTGtcaagatgatgatgatgatggagaacAAGCTGGAGGTTCACAAGGACAAAACACTCCGAGAGGCCACAGAAATAGCGTACAAG CTGATGGAGCTTGAGGGCGTAGTTCCTCTGGACTGCTGTCGCTTGGTGAAGTACGATGAATTTCATGAATATCTGGAGCGCTCATATGAGGGGGAGGAGGACATGCCCATGGGGCTGCTTCTTGGCGGGGTTAAATCCTCCTACATGTTCGATTTGCTACTAGAGACCCGTCGACCCGACCAAGTGTTCCAGCCTTATAAACCTGGAG AGGTGATGGTGAAGGTCCACGTGGTGGATCTGAAGAGCGAGACCATCGGCGCTCCCGTCAGCGTCAGGGCATACCTGAACCAAACCATTACGGAGTTCAAGCAACTCATCGCACAA GCCACCGGGCTTCCCGCAGAAACCATGCGAGTCGTCCTGGAGCGTTGCTATAACGACCTCCGGCTTCTCTACGTGCCCAACAAGACACTGAAGGCTGAGGGTTTCTTCAGGAGTAACAAG GTTTTCGTGGAGAGCTCCGACTCTGAGGACCACCAGGCGGCGTTCACCGACTCTCTCCTGTGGAAGCTTCTGGACCGTCACGGCAACACAATCAGACTGTTTGTTTCGCTCCCGGAGCAGTCCCCAGGCTCCATAGCCCACAGAACTAGTTGCCCCAAAGTGAGCGCTGACTCTGAGGACTCGTTCGAGGGGGGTAAATGCAGCGGGCATTGCGTCGAGGCCATACTGGAAGAGAGCACGGAGAAGTTAAAGAACCTTTCCCTCCAACAGCAGAAGCAGAAGCAAACCTCCAGCACCAGCGAGAGCCAGAAGAGTTCAGACCACAGCGATTTCGAGCACCTCGATTTCCCTCAGCCCGAGAACCAGCTGGCTTCGGAGGAACGCTCAGACTCTGACGCCAACAACGACCGCAGCACTAGCTCCGTGGACTCGGACATCCTGAGCTCGAGCCATAGCAGTGACACGCTGTGTAACGCTGACGGCACGCCTCTGCCTCTGGCCAACGGCCTCGACTCGCACAGCATCACCAGCAGCCGCCGATCCAAAGCCCACGAGGGCAAGAAGGAGACGTGGGACACGGCCGAGGAGGACTCGGGCACGGACAGCGAATACGACGAGAACGGCAAGAGTAAAACGCAGACGCATTACCTGTACTTCAGAGCAGAACCATATTCACAGGAGGGTGCTGCCGGGGATGGACAGAAAG GTTTACTTGTCCATGTTGATAAAAGGATCACACTGGCATTGTTCAAGCAGAACCTGGAGCCGTTCGTCGGAGTCCCCTCTACTCAGTTCAAGGTCTTCCGGGTCTACGCCAACAACCAGGAGTTTGAGAGCGTGCGACTCAACGAgactctttcttctttttcagatGACAACAAG ATCACCATTCGGTTCGGACGAGCCCTAAAGAAAGGAGAATACAGGGTAAAGGTGTACCAGCTGTTAGTCAATGAATCCGAG CCTTGTAGATTCCTGTTGGATACAGTGTTCGCTAAGGGCATGACAGTGAGGCAGTCTAAAGAGGAGCTACTGCCCCAGCTCCGAGACCAGTGCAAACTGGACCTTAGCATAGACAG GTTTCGACTCCGGAAGAAGACATGGAAAAACCCTGGCACCGTGTTTCTGGAGTATCACGTTTATGAGGAGGACATCAATATCTCGAGTAACTGGGAAGTCTTCCTTGAAGTTCTTGACG AACCGGAGCGGATGAAGTCCATGTCTCAGCTGGCGGTGCTGACACGACGCTGGTTTCCGGCTCAGATGAAGCTGGAGCCCTTTCGTGAGGTGGTGCTAGAGAGCAGCAGTGTGGACGAACTCAAGGAAAAG CTCAGTGAAATGAGTGAGATTCCTCTCGAGAACCTGGAGTTCGCCAAG GGACGAGGAACATTTCCTTGTGACATATCTGTGTTGGAGATCCATCAGGACTTAGACTGGAATCCTAAGGTTTCCACACTCAACGTCTGGCCCCTGTACATCTGCGACGATGGTGCGGTGGTGTTTTACAG AGATAGCACTGAGGAGATCATGGAGCTCTCAGAAGAAGAGCGCAACGAACTGATGAAGAAGGAGAGCAGCCGGCTGCTGAAGACGGGCCACCGGGTCAGTTATTCTCCCCGCAAAGAGAAAGCTCTCAAGATCTACTTAGACGGAGGGCCTTCTAAAGACCCGGGCCAGGACTGA